Genomic window (Vampirovibrionales bacterium):
CGGCGGCGGCTCTGGCTCTACTGGCGGCAGCGGCTCCGGCGGCGGGTCTGGTTCTACCGGCGGCAGCGGCTCCGGCGGCGGCTCTGGCTCTACTGGCGGCAGCGGCTCAGGCGGCGGGTCCGGCTCTACTGGCGACGGCAGCGACACGGAACTGGATTTCCGCAACGAAGCGGCCTTCCTCCTGGGACGCGAGCGCCGGATGACGATCCAGTTGCCGCGCGGCTTCGGGAAATCATCCGCCCCGTTGATTGTGTTTGGTCAGCCGACCATGTTTCTGGCGAAGACCTACGAGTCGTTGACCGAAGTCATCTTGCGATCGGCCGACGCCCAGTATGAAATCTTGCGGGCCAATGGCGAAAACGATTCCAGCGCAAGACAAGCCGTGCGTCAGACTCTGGTCGATCAAGGCATCGACGCCGCCATGGCGTCAGAATTGGTCAAGACGATTGAGGGCGGCGCACTGAAGGCCAGCGAATCGATTCTGGCGATTCTCAAAACCATGTCGCAGGCGTCATGACGCACGCTGGATCGTAAACAGCGATCGCCGCGCGCGATCATCCCCGTCGGGAATCCAGACAAAGCGCTTCAGGAGTCTTCTCCTGAGGCGCTTTTACAGAGCCCCCCTCTGAATGAAGGATGCGTAATCACGCTTCGGCGCTTTATGCTGCCCTCAAGAGCGCTTGGCGCTTGATGCGCCGCAAAAACGCCGCAGCCGTCGCGCGAAAAAAAGTTTGACTCGCGCGCTTCCAACGGTAAGATATACCCAATTTCTGGACGCCCTTCGCCCTCAAAACGCGCTCTCCGCTGAGTATCACTGTCCCATAAGCCAACAGGAACCTGACACGTCATGACGCTTCCCAAAGTCGCCTATTTCTGCATGGAAATGGCCATCGACCAGTCCCTTTACACGTATTCCGGCGGGTTAGGCTATCTGGCAGGAAGCCATATGTATTCGGCAGGGCAGCTGAACCTGCCCATGGTCGGCGTCACCATTCTGTGGTCCTACGGCTACGGCGAGCAATTCGTGAATGAGAGCAACGAAGTCGACTTGCGCTACGATCAACGCTCCTACCCGTTTTTACAGAACACCGGAGTGACGGTTGTCATCAATATTTTCGGCGAACCGGTGCGGGTCAAGGCCTTTCTGCTGCCGCCCGAGCAGTTCGGCACGGCGCCAATTTACTATCTGACCACCGATATCCCGCAAAACAAGCCCGAGCATCGCAAGATTACCCAGGTGCTGTATGCCGGCGATCAGCGCACGCGCATCGCGCAGGAAATCGTACTGGGCGTTGGCGGCTTACGCGTTCTGAAAGCCTCTGCGGTTCACACCAACGTGGTGCACATGAACGAAGGCCATGCGCTGCCCGCAGCCTTTGAGCTGCTGGACGAATTCGGCGGCGATCTGGAGCAGGTTCGCAATCGCCTGGTCTTTACGACCCACACGCCGGTCGCAGCCGGAAACGAAACGCATCCGGCGCATTTGCTGCACGAGGCTGGATTTTTCGTCAATACGCCGCTGGAGCGCGCCATTCAACTGGGCGGCGAAGACTTCTGCCTGACAGTGGCCGCTCTGCGCATGAGCCGACTGGCCAATGGCGTCTCGCAACTGCACGGCGAAGTCGCCAAAAACATGTGGAGCTGGGTGCATGATCGCTGCCCCATCATCGCCATTACCAACGCCGCCAACCGCAAATACTGGCAGGACAAGCGCATTACCGAAGCGGTCAAAAAACCCGAGGCGCTGCTCACGCTTAAAAAACAAATGAAAACCGAGCTGTTTGAGCGCGTCGAGCGCGAAACCGGCAAGCGCTTCGATCCTGATATTCTCACCATCGTCTGGTCGCGCCGCTTTACCGAGTACAAGCGCGCGTGGCTGCTGTTTTACGATCAGGACCGTCTGGTGCGCCTGCTCAGCGAAAACAAAATCCAGTTGCTGTTCGCCGGGAAATATCACCCGTCGGACGAAGCCGGCCATCAGATGTTCAATACCATCATCCGCCACTCGCAGACGCTGCCCAATATCGGCATCCTGATGAACTACGAGCTGGAACTCAGCGCCCAACTGAAGCGCGGAGCGGACGTGTGGCTGAATACCCCCTTGCGTCCCATGGAAGCCTCGGGCACTTCTGGCATGTCGGCCAATATGAACGGGGCCATCCACTGCTCGATTTTCGACGGCTGGGCGGTCGAGGGCACCTTCCACGATATTAACGGCTATCTGATTA
Coding sequences:
- the glgP gene encoding alpha-glucan family phosphorylase; amino-acid sequence: MTLPKVAYFCMEMAIDQSLYTYSGGLGYLAGSHMYSAGQLNLPMVGVTILWSYGYGEQFVNESNEVDLRYDQRSYPFLQNTGVTVVINIFGEPVRVKAFLLPPEQFGTAPIYYLTTDIPQNKPEHRKITQVLYAGDQRTRIAQEIVLGVGGLRVLKASAVHTNVVHMNEGHALPAAFELLDEFGGDLEQVRNRLVFTTHTPVAAGNETHPAHLLHEAGFFVNTPLERAIQLGGEDFCLTVAALRMSRLANGVSQLHGEVAKNMWSWVHDRCPIIAITNAANRKYWQDKRITEAVKKPEALLTLKKQMKTELFERVERETGKRFDPDILTIVWSRRFTEYKRAWLLFYDQDRLVRLLSENKIQLLFAGKYHPSDEAGHQMFNTIIRHSQTLPNIGILMNYELELSAQLKRGADVWLNTPLRPMEASGTSGMSANMNGAIHCSIFDGWAVEGTFHDINGYLINEQRADEYVPIEERHRQDHESLMEILEQKIIPTYYENPQEWARMMQLAIATSESFFNSDRMVIEYFTRFYKPVTL